A single region of the Rhodococcus sp. W8901 genome encodes:
- a CDS encoding DUF5318 domain-containing protein yields the protein MRIQRQVVDYALQRRSLLAEVYSGRTGVTEVCDASPYLLRAAKFHGRSSSVMCPICRKEELTLVSWVFGDKLGPVSGSARTPEELVRLAATEEEFSVHVVEVCRTCSWNHLVQSYVLGAVPAPKRPRRTSSPRRRTASE from the coding sequence GTGCGGATACAGCGGCAGGTCGTGGACTACGCGCTGCAGCGCCGGTCCCTGCTCGCCGAGGTCTACTCGGGGCGGACCGGCGTGACCGAAGTCTGCGATGCGAGCCCCTACCTGCTGCGCGCGGCCAAGTTCCACGGCCGCAGCAGTTCGGTGATGTGCCCGATCTGTCGCAAGGAAGAGTTGACCCTCGTATCTTGGGTGTTCGGCGACAAACTGGGCCCGGTGTCGGGCTCGGCGCGGACACCCGAGGAACTGGTTCGTCTGGCCGCGACCGAGGAGGAATTCTCGGTCCATGTGGTCGAGGTGTGCCGCACATGCAGCTGGAACCACTTGGTCCAGTCCTACGTTCTCGGTGCGGTACCGGCACCGAAGCGGCCGAGGAGGACGTCCTCACCGCGCCGCCGCACCGCCAGTGAGTAG
- a CDS encoding DUF1707 SHOCT-like domain-containing protein, which produces MSGQASSSTRARDIDRAQTCGVLDAGYSEGQLDTTEHDARTAAAMKAKTLGELDALVSDLQIPAHLVETALRTATAPRRLRRGPVIAAAIAAVAVVIGTVFFVARDDETAQTPAAPEVVAAAEEPAPLPAPIPGEPDAIVIEPIDTTTVEGIRAFIDRYRAKFKHTLVDRAIFYPERASVDRAVDGAPHLYQRYDFMNGFKPSMTPSGRGPDTQAIDLADIDLDRLAANLATAPDRVRLSTGRIGDIDVRTTGGEAEVAISVESPDKRSGSVYTTLGGDEIDVRTADR; this is translated from the coding sequence GTGTCCGGGCAGGCTTCCTCCAGTACTCGTGCGCGCGATATCGATCGCGCGCAGACCTGCGGAGTGCTCGACGCCGGATACAGCGAGGGCCAGCTCGACACGACCGAGCACGACGCCCGCACCGCCGCCGCGATGAAGGCCAAGACGCTCGGTGAACTCGACGCGCTGGTGTCCGACCTGCAGATTCCCGCGCACCTCGTCGAGACCGCACTCCGGACCGCCACCGCACCCCGTCGATTACGGCGCGGGCCGGTGATCGCCGCTGCCATCGCGGCCGTCGCCGTCGTGATCGGGACCGTGTTCTTCGTCGCACGCGACGACGAGACCGCGCAGACGCCCGCCGCGCCGGAGGTCGTTGCCGCTGCCGAGGAACCCGCGCCGCTGCCGGCACCGATTCCGGGCGAGCCCGACGCGATCGTGATCGAGCCGATCGACACGACCACCGTCGAGGGGATCCGGGCTTTCATCGACCGGTACCGCGCCAAGTTCAAGCACACCCTGGTCGATCGCGCCATCTTCTACCCCGAGCGGGCGTCGGTGGACCGCGCGGTCGACGGGGCACCACACCTGTACCAGCGGTACGACTTCATGAACGGGTTCAAGCCGTCGATGACCCCGAGTGGGCGAGGCCCCGACACACAAGCGATCGACCTGGCCGACATCGATCTCGACCGGCTGGCGGCCAACCTCGCCACGGCCCCGGATCGGGTACGGCTCTCGACCGGCCGGATCGGCGACATCGACGTCCGCACCACCGGCGGCGAGGCCGAGGTGGCGATCAGCGTCGAGAGCCCTGACAAGCGATCCGGCAGCGTGTACACGACACTCGGCGGCGACGAGATCGACGTCCGAACTGCGGACAGGTGA
- a CDS encoding DUF1707 SHOCT-like domain-containing protein, which translates to MTPTERRNLATSLRLRARDSDRDGVCEVLDAARGTGQLSEDEHRARLESAATARTLGDLDRLVRDLQVPRELSNAVPAPPRDRSMRWIAALGIAAVLTVGGAVVLTQSGEDAPSAAPGVAAVDAESSDLLTLTEMNRLFDTLEQKLGGLEVDELRVYPERADIVRPVPGKPGRSERYSYEIESGSPTFDGPDDGGTRTPTVPVDLAELRPNLPKLIGLVRGIEQSVAVPNPDSVHLSIDRDRSVDIPAVEILASNQDIAANGWLTIGFDGEILEVRRADQ; encoded by the coding sequence ATGACACCGACCGAACGCCGAAACCTCGCGACCTCCCTGCGCCTACGCGCCCGTGACAGTGACCGCGACGGTGTGTGCGAGGTGCTCGACGCGGCGCGCGGCACCGGCCAGTTGTCCGAGGACGAACACCGCGCCCGCCTGGAATCCGCGGCGACGGCACGCACGCTGGGCGATCTGGACCGCCTCGTTCGGGACTTGCAGGTTCCGCGGGAGCTGTCGAATGCGGTTCCTGCCCCACCGCGGGACCGGAGCATGCGGTGGATCGCCGCTCTCGGTATCGCGGCCGTGCTCACGGTGGGCGGGGCCGTGGTCCTGACGCAGTCGGGCGAAGACGCTCCTTCCGCCGCCCCGGGCGTCGCCGCCGTCGATGCGGAATCGTCCGACCTGTTGACGCTCACCGAGATGAACCGCCTGTTCGACACCCTCGAGCAGAAGCTCGGCGGCCTGGAGGTCGACGAGCTGCGCGTGTACCCCGAGCGTGCCGACATCGTTCGCCCCGTCCCGGGAAAGCCTGGCCGGAGCGAGAGGTACAGCTACGAGATCGAATCCGGGAGTCCCACCTTCGACGGTCCCGACGACGGTGGAACCCGCACACCCACCGTTCCGGTGGACCTCGCGGAACTTCGGCCGAACCTGCCCAAGCTGATCGGCTTGGTACGCGGGATCGAGCAGAGCGTCGCAGTGCCGAACCCGGACTCGGTCCATCTGTCGATCGACCGCGACCGCTCCGTCGACATACCGGCCGTCGAGATCCTGGCGTCCAATCAGGACATCGCTGCCAACGGGTGGCTGACCATCGGATTCGACGGCGAGATTCTGGAAGTCCGTAGAGCCGACCAGTAG
- a CDS encoding DUF1707 SHOCT-like domain-containing protein: MSAPVSAKARARDIDRAQTCGLLDAGYSEGQLDPTEYQTRTAQAMKAKTLGELASLVEDLQIPEHLVEAAREATPAPRRRVPGRAVAAIVVAVVAICGTVMYTNRGDAAAPEAVVAAEPAPVAPGEPQPIVVEPLDPRSPEGIRDFLRQYELKFGDLQVDDVIFYPTYVFFTRMLDGQPHRAQDWSFRGGFSTVREPDSRPLDTTTVDLAALDVDRLAEVLATGPGRVGMPAAQVEHIFVRPDSTAGEGLVSYLFEDREEQTGMVDTRMDGTVVDVSPAQGR, translated from the coding sequence GTGTCCGCCCCCGTCTCCGCCAAAGCCCGCGCGCGCGACATCGATCGCGCCCAGACATGTGGACTCCTGGACGCCGGATACAGCGAGGGGCAACTCGATCCGACCGAGTATCAGACCCGGACCGCGCAGGCCATGAAGGCCAAGACGCTCGGGGAACTCGCCTCTCTCGTCGAGGACCTGCAGATTCCCGAGCATCTCGTCGAAGCCGCACGGGAGGCCACGCCGGCACCTCGCAGACGTGTCCCGGGTCGCGCTGTGGCCGCGATCGTGGTTGCGGTCGTGGCGATCTGCGGAACGGTGATGTACACGAATCGAGGCGACGCCGCGGCGCCCGAGGCGGTCGTCGCGGCCGAACCGGCCCCTGTCGCGCCCGGCGAGCCGCAGCCGATCGTGGTCGAGCCGCTCGATCCTCGCTCACCCGAGGGGATCCGCGACTTCCTGCGCCAGTACGAGCTGAAGTTCGGTGATCTGCAGGTGGACGACGTGATCTTCTACCCGACCTACGTGTTCTTCACCCGGATGTTGGACGGCCAACCGCATCGCGCACAGGACTGGAGCTTCCGCGGCGGGTTCTCGACGGTGCGGGAGCCCGATTCGCGACCCCTGGACACCACCACGGTCGACCTCGCGGCCCTCGACGTCGACCGACTCGCCGAGGTTCTCGCGACAGGACCGGGCCGTGTCGGGATGCCGGCGGCCCAGGTCGAGCACATCTTCGTGCGACCGGATTCGACGGCGGGGGAGGGCCTGGTCAGCTACCTGTTCGAGGACCGCGAGGAACAAACGGGAATGGTGGACACGCGGATGGACGGCACCGTGGTCGACGTCTCGCCGGCCCAGGGGCGATGA
- a CDS encoding DUF1707 domain-containing protein, whose translation MSMPNRRTPDNLDRLVRDLQAPPAPSDTVAPSPQPQSTRWIVALAAAVVVVCGIVVVTSNRDHAGPAGPTVGTELITAAGLGQMLDDIDRQLGDSEVDSLTIYPDYASISRPVPGAPGSEQSYRYEDGQLTDNGRSPGRTEGVPVDLTELRPNVPQLIGLVYGADRTLGVADPTRVYLIAQRDDDNGPVVSIHLWNETTGAQGFLTVGFDGAVREVYRADQ comes from the coding sequence ATGAGCATGCCGAACCGCCGCACCCCGGACAACCTCGATCGACTCGTCCGAGACCTGCAGGCGCCGCCGGCGCCGAGCGACACCGTCGCGCCGTCGCCACAGCCGCAGAGCACTCGCTGGATCGTCGCGCTCGCGGCGGCCGTCGTCGTGGTGTGCGGCATCGTCGTGGTCACCTCGAATCGGGATCATGCCGGTCCGGCCGGCCCCACGGTGGGCACCGAGCTGATCACCGCGGCGGGGCTCGGGCAGATGCTCGACGACATCGACCGGCAACTGGGCGACTCGGAGGTCGACAGCCTGACGATCTACCCCGACTACGCGTCGATCTCGCGCCCGGTACCCGGTGCGCCCGGTAGCGAGCAGTCGTATCGGTACGAGGACGGACAGCTGACGGACAACGGAAGGTCACCCGGCCGCACCGAGGGCGTACCCGTCGACCTCACCGAGCTCCGCCCGAACGTCCCCCAGCTGATCGGGCTCGTCTACGGCGCCGACCGCACCCTCGGCGTGGCCGACCCGACCCGGGTCTATCTGATCGCGCAGCGCGACGACGACAACGGGCCGGTCGTGAGTATCCACCTGTGGAACGAGACCACGGGCGCGCAGGGCTTCCTGACGGTCGGCTTCGACGGCGCCGTCCGCGAGGTCTACCGAGCCGACCAGTAG
- a CDS encoding PadR family transcriptional regulator, giving the protein MLELAILGLLLESPMHGYELRKRLTGLLGAFRAFSYGSLYPTLRRMQADGLIAEDAGADGTVKRRARRVYELTPAGRKRFSELVADTGPQNYTDDGFGVHLAFFSRTPAEARMRILEGRRRQVEERREGLRDAVGRATGSLDRYTRQLHQLGLESSEREVRWLNELIAAEQSSTATAPKKNEGEPDHG; this is encoded by the coding sequence TTGCTCGAGCTCGCAATTCTCGGGCTGCTCCTCGAGTCACCCATGCACGGATACGAGCTGCGTAAGCGGCTGACCGGCCTGCTCGGTGCGTTCCGCGCCTTCTCCTACGGCTCGCTCTACCCGACCCTTCGGCGCATGCAGGCCGACGGGTTGATCGCCGAGGACGCCGGCGCGGACGGCACCGTCAAGCGCCGGGCGCGCCGCGTGTACGAGCTCACCCCCGCCGGTCGGAAGCGTTTCTCCGAGCTGGTGGCGGACACGGGGCCCCAGAACTACACCGACGACGGGTTCGGCGTGCACCTTGCCTTCTTCAGCCGCACCCCCGCCGAGGCGCGGATGCGAATTCTGGAAGGCAGGCGACGTCAGGTCGAGGAGCGCCGTGAGGGTCTCCGGGACGCCGTCGGGCGGGCCACCGGGTCACTCGACCGCTACACCCGCCAGCTCCATCAGCTCGGTCTCGAGTCGAGCGAACGGGAAGTGCGGTGGCTGAACGAGCTGATCGCCGCCGAACAATCATCAACAGCAACAGCACCCAAGAAAAACGAAGGAGAACCCGACCATGGGTGA
- a CDS encoding inositol-3-phosphate synthase: MGENSTAVRVAIVGVGNCASSLVQGVQYYKDADENSTVPGLMHVKFGQYHVRDVQFVAAFDVDAKKVGFDLSEAINASENNTIKIADVPPLDVPVLRGPTLDGIGKYYAQTIEVSDAEPVDVVAALKAAKVDVLVSYLPVGSEEADKFYAQCCIDAGVAFVNALPVFIASDPEWAEKFRAAGVPIVGDDIKSQVGATITHRVMAKLFEDRGVVLDRTYQLNVGGNMDFKNMLERERLESKKVSKTQAVTSNLTGSLAGKVHDRNVHIGPSDYVEWLDDRKWAYVRLEGRAFGDAPLNLEYKLEVWDSPNSAGIIIDAIRAAKIAKDRGLGGPILPASAYLMKSPPVQMADDKARTELEAFIIGAE, encoded by the coding sequence ATGGGTGAGAACAGCACCGCGGTGCGCGTAGCCATTGTGGGCGTGGGTAACTGTGCCTCGTCCCTGGTCCAGGGCGTGCAGTACTACAAGGACGCGGACGAGAACTCCACCGTCCCCGGCCTGATGCACGTCAAGTTCGGCCAGTACCACGTGCGCGACGTCCAGTTCGTCGCCGCCTTCGACGTCGACGCCAAGAAGGTCGGGTTCGACCTGTCCGAGGCGATCAACGCCAGCGAGAACAACACCATCAAGATCGCCGACGTCCCGCCGCTGGACGTCCCCGTCCTGCGTGGCCCGACGCTCGACGGCATCGGCAAGTACTACGCGCAGACCATCGAGGTCTCCGACGCCGAGCCCGTCGACGTCGTCGCCGCGCTCAAGGCTGCCAAGGTCGACGTCCTCGTGTCCTACCTGCCGGTGGGCTCGGAAGAGGCCGACAAGTTCTACGCGCAGTGCTGCATCGACGCCGGTGTCGCGTTCGTCAACGCGCTGCCCGTCTTCATCGCCTCCGACCCGGAGTGGGCCGAGAAGTTCCGCGCGGCCGGTGTCCCGATCGTCGGCGACGACATCAAGTCGCAGGTCGGCGCCACCATCACCCACCGCGTGATGGCGAAGCTGTTCGAGGACCGCGGCGTGGTGCTGGACCGCACGTACCAGCTGAACGTCGGCGGCAACATGGACTTCAAGAACATGCTCGAGCGTGAGCGCCTGGAGTCCAAGAAGGTCTCCAAGACCCAGGCCGTGACGTCGAACCTGACCGGCTCGCTCGCCGGCAAGGTCCACGACCGCAACGTCCACATCGGTCCCTCGGACTACGTGGAGTGGCTCGACGACCGCAAGTGGGCGTACGTCCGCCTCGAGGGTCGCGCCTTCGGTGACGCCCCGCTGAACCTGGAGTACAAGCTCGAGGTCTGGGACTCCCCGAACTCGGCCGGCATCATCATCGACGCCATCCGTGCAGCGAAGATCGCCAAGGACCGCGGCCTCGGCGGCCCGATCCTGCCGGCCTCGGCATACCTGATGAAGTCCCCGCCGGTCCAGATGGCCGACGACAAGGCTCGCACCGAGCTCGAGGCCTTCATCATCGGCGCCGAGTAG
- the abc-f gene encoding ribosomal protection-like ABC-F family protein: MPVPQSSLRAVSKRFGDRVVLDGVDLSIAPGEKVGVVGDNGSGKSTLLALLAGRTPPDNGDVRVVAPGGVAYAAQSLDLPDDATVQAAIDHILRDVRALEARIRGTEQRLSSADADELPILLTEYTDATSLFEAVDGYTVDDRVDGGLHALGLPHLDRSRRLGTLSGGEQTRLALATSLASNAELLLLDEPTNDLDDAAVAWLEERLLGHRGTVVAVTHDREFLARLTPVILEVADRDVRRYGDGYDGYLTAKAAERRRHLQEYDDWRFELARNARLVEANASRLEAIPRKQDKAGFGHGAFRARGRAHGAMGRIRNAKERIERLTLNEVAPPPDPLRFTPPLSARVPQSPEGPLVRLHDVRVGSRLTVPDLEVRPGGRLLVTGPNGAGKTTLLRVIAGEVVPDRGDVHAPTQVGFLRQTGRAWPATATLSQAFAAERPGYVEEAAAELLLLGLFRPDDLHRPLADLSFGQRRRLEVALLVTSGADLMLVDEPTNHLSPALVEELEEALDAFAGTVVLVTHDRRMRRRFRGDHLAL, from the coding sequence ATGCCCGTCCCTCAATCCTCCCTCCGCGCCGTCTCGAAGCGCTTCGGTGATCGCGTCGTCCTCGACGGTGTCGATCTGTCGATCGCGCCGGGCGAGAAGGTCGGTGTCGTCGGCGACAACGGCTCCGGCAAGTCGACCCTGCTCGCACTGCTGGCCGGACGCACACCCCCCGACAACGGTGACGTCCGCGTCGTCGCACCGGGTGGCGTCGCGTACGCCGCGCAGTCGCTGGACCTGCCCGACGATGCGACGGTCCAGGCGGCGATCGATCACATCCTCCGCGACGTGCGCGCACTGGAAGCGCGGATCCGCGGCACCGAACAGCGCCTCTCCAGCGCCGACGCGGACGAACTGCCGATCCTGCTCACCGAATACACCGATGCCACAAGCCTTTTCGAGGCTGTCGACGGCTACACGGTCGACGATCGGGTCGACGGCGGCCTGCACGCGCTCGGCCTGCCGCACCTCGACCGGTCCCGTCGGCTCGGCACGCTCTCGGGCGGGGAACAGACCCGGTTGGCACTCGCCACGAGTCTGGCCTCGAACGCCGAACTGCTCCTGCTCGACGAACCCACCAACGACCTCGACGACGCCGCCGTCGCGTGGCTCGAGGAGCGTCTGCTCGGCCACCGGGGAACCGTGGTGGCGGTGACGCACGATCGCGAGTTCCTGGCGCGTCTGACGCCGGTGATCCTCGAGGTCGCCGACCGGGATGTCCGGCGCTACGGGGACGGCTACGACGGGTACCTCACCGCGAAGGCGGCCGAGCGGCGACGGCACCTGCAGGAGTACGACGACTGGCGGTTCGAACTCGCCCGCAACGCACGACTCGTCGAGGCGAATGCGTCTCGGCTGGAGGCGATCCCCCGCAAACAGGACAAGGCGGGGTTCGGCCACGGCGCGTTCCGGGCCCGCGGTCGTGCTCACGGGGCGATGGGACGAATCCGCAACGCCAAGGAGCGGATCGAGAGGCTGACACTGAACGAGGTTGCGCCACCGCCGGATCCGCTGCGATTCACCCCGCCGCTGTCCGCGCGGGTCCCGCAGTCGCCCGAGGGCCCGCTGGTTCGGCTGCACGACGTGCGCGTCGGCTCACGGCTGACGGTCCCCGACCTCGAGGTGCGGCCCGGAGGTCGCCTCCTGGTGACCGGCCCCAACGGCGCAGGCAAGACAACGCTACTGCGGGTGATCGCGGGCGAGGTCGTCCCCGACCGCGGCGACGTTCACGCGCCCACGCAGGTGGGATTCCTGCGGCAGACGGGACGTGCATGGCCCGCGACGGCGACGCTGTCGCAGGCGTTCGCCGCCGAGCGACCCGGATACGTGGAGGAGGCGGCCGCGGAACTGCTCTTGCTGGGCCTGTTCCGGCCCGACGATCTGCATCGACCGCTGGCGGATCTGTCGTTCGGCCAGCGCCGACGCCTCGAGGTCGCGCTGCTGGTCACCAGCGGCGCCGACCTGATGCTGGTGGACGAGCCCACCAATCACCTGTCGCCGGCGCTGGTCGAGGAGCTGGAGGAGGCGCTCGACGCGTTCGCGGGCACCGTCGTCCTGGTGACCCATGACAGGCGGATGCGTCGACGATTCCGCGGCGACCACCTCGCGCTGTGA
- a CDS encoding M23 family metallopeptidase, producing the protein MGKHHQPSHRFVRKINPSESAAGRRSRKAAAFVAIAGTLLVGGTQLGAATASAAPAAGFVHSVVSSSAVVQPVSGTLTSGYGPRGGSHHDGIDIGASIGTPIYSAAAGSVISAGPASGFGQWVRVQHNDGTITVYGHVDTYLVSVGQRVTAGQQIATVGNRGQSTGPHLHFEVWDPSGRQVDPQVWLRSNGVHPTW; encoded by the coding sequence ATGGGCAAGCACCACCAGCCATCGCACCGTTTCGTTCGCAAGATCAACCCCTCCGAGTCCGCCGCCGGCCGCCGGTCGCGGAAGGCGGCGGCATTCGTGGCCATCGCCGGGACCCTCCTCGTCGGAGGGACGCAGCTCGGCGCCGCCACCGCCTCCGCGGCCCCCGCGGCCGGCTTCGTCCACAGTGTGGTCTCGAGTTCCGCTGTGGTACAGCCGGTTTCCGGCACCCTGACATCCGGCTACGGCCCGCGCGGTGGCAGCCACCACGACGGCATCGACATCGGTGCGAGCATCGGCACACCGATCTACTCGGCCGCCGCCGGATCCGTGATCTCGGCCGGCCCGGCCTCCGGATTCGGGCAGTGGGTCCGCGTGCAGCACAACGACGGCACCATCACGGTGTACGGCCATGTCGACACCTACCTCGTCAGCGTCGGCCAGCGCGTCACCGCGGGCCAGCAGATCGCCACGGTCGGCAACCGCGGTCAGTCGACGGGTCCTCACCTGCACTTCGAGGTCTGGGATCCCAGCGGCCGGCAGGTCGATCCGCAGGTCTGGCTGCGGAGCAACGGCGTCCACCCGACGTGGTGA
- a CDS encoding SDR family oxidoreductase, which translates to MGSRAPRRNILITGASSGLGRGMAREFAARGRNLALAARRTERLEELRDELLAAHPRIRVAIRKLDVDVHDQVFSVFTEFDEELGGLDRVIVNAGLGKGQPLGTGYFRANAATARTNFLGALAQSEAALELFRPRDAGHVVLISSVSAMRGMPRNLTTYAASKAGVAALGEGMRADLARTGIDVSTIFPGFIRSEINEKVKKVPFIVDTETGCRALAAAIEKEPNKAYVPAWPWSPVSMAMKVLPLSVVSRMA; encoded by the coding sequence GTGGGCAGCCGCGCGCCACGCAGGAACATTCTCATCACGGGCGCCAGCTCGGGTCTCGGCCGCGGGATGGCCCGCGAATTCGCCGCGCGGGGACGCAATCTCGCGCTGGCGGCCCGCCGGACCGAGCGGCTCGAGGAGTTGCGCGACGAACTGCTCGCCGCGCATCCCCGGATCCGGGTGGCAATCCGCAAGCTCGACGTCGACGTTCACGACCAGGTGTTCAGCGTGTTCACCGAGTTCGACGAGGAACTCGGCGGCCTGGACCGGGTGATCGTCAACGCCGGCCTCGGCAAGGGGCAACCGTTGGGCACCGGGTACTTCCGCGCCAACGCAGCGACGGCGCGCACCAACTTCCTTGGTGCCCTCGCGCAGAGCGAGGCGGCGCTCGAGTTGTTCCGCCCGCGGGACGCCGGACACGTGGTGCTGATCTCGTCGGTGAGCGCGATGCGCGGCATGCCGCGCAACCTCACCACCTACGCGGCGTCGAAGGCGGGGGTCGCGGCGCTCGGTGAGGGCATGCGGGCGGATCTGGCGAGGACCGGCATCGACGTCAGCACCATCTTCCCGGGCTTCATCCGCTCCGAGATCAACGAGAAGGTGAAGAAGGTGCCGTTCATCGTCGACACCGAGACCGGTTGTCGCGCGCTGGCGGCGGCGATCGAGAAGGAACCGAACAAGGCCTACGTCCCGGCGTGGCCGTGGTCGCCGGTGTCGATGGCGATGAAGGTGCTGCCGCTGTCGGTGGTGTCGAGGATGGCGTAG
- a CDS encoding phosphotransferase family protein: MPALPDNARTVRGEDAFDVDAIAQWLRDNGSAELEGVPEVRQFAGGASNLTYLLRYPDRDLVLRRPPAGAKPSSGHDMVREYRIQSLLAPVYPHVPAMVGLCTDPSVLGSDFYVMGRVEGAILRSAPPAELGLTPENTRELCLRVIDLLIELHGVDPASAGLEEFGRGTGYVARQVAGWTKRYAAARTDNVPDFARVAKWLDDNRPADVASRVIHGDFRLDNIVLGDDLRPRAVLDWELATIGDPLMDLGSSLAYWVQADDHPMMQATKRQPSDLPGMLTRREIVDYYAERTGLPVDDWGFYEVFGLFRLAVIAQQIYYRYHHGQTTNPAFEHFWIAVGYLDTRCNELIDTMTEGK; encoded by the coding sequence ATGCCGGCGCTGCCGGACAACGCGCGCACCGTCCGCGGCGAGGACGCGTTCGACGTCGATGCCATCGCACAGTGGTTGCGGGACAACGGCTCCGCTGAACTCGAAGGCGTCCCCGAGGTGCGCCAGTTCGCGGGCGGGGCGTCCAACCTGACGTACCTGCTGCGCTACCCGGATCGCGACCTGGTGCTGCGCCGTCCGCCGGCCGGCGCGAAGCCGTCGTCCGGGCACGACATGGTCCGTGAGTACCGCATCCAGTCGCTGCTCGCGCCCGTGTACCCGCACGTGCCGGCGATGGTCGGCCTGTGCACCGACCCGTCGGTGCTCGGCAGCGACTTCTACGTCATGGGACGCGTCGAGGGCGCCATCCTGCGTTCCGCTCCCCCGGCCGAACTGGGACTCACCCCGGAGAACACGCGTGAGCTGTGCCTGCGGGTGATCGACCTGCTGATCGAACTGCACGGCGTGGACCCGGCGTCGGCGGGCCTGGAGGAGTTCGGTCGCGGCACAGGGTACGTCGCCCGCCAGGTGGCCGGTTGGACCAAGCGTTACGCGGCCGCCCGCACCGACAACGTGCCGGACTTCGCGCGGGTCGCGAAGTGGCTCGACGACAACCGGCCGGCCGACGTCGCCTCGCGGGTGATTCACGGCGACTTCCGGCTCGACAACATCGTGCTCGGCGACGACCTGCGGCCCCGCGCCGTCCTGGACTGGGAGCTCGCCACGATCGGCGATCCGCTGATGGACCTCGGCTCGAGCCTGGCGTACTGGGTGCAGGCCGACGATCATCCGATGATGCAGGCCACCAAGCGGCAGCCGTCGGACCTGCCGGGCATGCTCACCCGCCGCGAGATCGTCGACTACTACGCCGAGCGCACCGGGCTGCCCGTCGACGACTGGGGCTTCTACGAGGTGTTCGGGCTCTTCCGTCTCGCGGTGATCGCGCAGCAGATCTACTACCGCTACCACCACGGGCAGACCACCAACCCGGCGTTCGAACACTTCTGGATCGCGGTGGGCTACCTGGACACTCGCTGTAACGAACTGATCGACACGATGACGGAGGGCAAGTAG
- a CDS encoding acyl-CoA dehydrogenase family protein yields MDFAQSARSKEYLDRLRAFIATEVAPVEARLRAERVAPFAQRADVPGAAMWQVSDEFRALQAEARAQGLWNLFLPDAELGAGLTNVEYAPLAEEMGRSPFVSAIFNCDAPDTGNMEVLYHYGSAEQKERWLTPLLDGEIRSAFCMTEPDVASSDATNMAATAIVDGDEVVLGGRKWWSTGIGSPDCKILIFMGLTDPEATKHQRHSMVLVPMDTPGVKVERMLSTMGFYDEPGGHGEVSFTDVRLPLDAIIAGPGRGFEIAQGRLGPGRVHHCMRLIGLAEAALELAIRRGTERVAFGKPLVNLGGNRERIADARIAINQLRLLVLNTAWLLDTQGLFGARSAVSEIKVATPRVVQQVIDFAIQIHGGGGLSEDFPLAGAWTAARALRLADGPDEVHQGLVARFELGKYQ; encoded by the coding sequence ATGGATTTCGCACAAAGCGCGCGGTCGAAGGAGTACCTCGATCGACTGCGGGCGTTCATCGCGACCGAGGTCGCGCCCGTCGAGGCGCGACTGCGGGCCGAGCGGGTGGCACCGTTCGCGCAGCGCGCCGACGTTCCTGGTGCCGCGATGTGGCAGGTGTCCGACGAGTTCCGCGCGCTGCAGGCCGAGGCCCGCGCGCAGGGCCTGTGGAACCTCTTCCTGCCCGACGCCGAACTCGGCGCCGGCCTGACCAACGTCGAGTACGCTCCGCTCGCCGAGGAGATGGGACGGTCGCCGTTCGTCTCCGCGATCTTCAACTGCGACGCCCCCGACACCGGCAACATGGAGGTGCTGTACCACTACGGCAGCGCCGAGCAGAAGGAGCGCTGGCTGACACCGTTGCTGGACGGTGAGATTCGGTCCGCGTTCTGCATGACCGAGCCCGACGTCGCGTCGTCCGACGCCACCAACATGGCGGCGACCGCCATCGTCGACGGTGACGAGGTGGTGCTGGGCGGCCGCAAGTGGTGGAGCACCGGGATCGGCAGCCCCGACTGCAAGATCCTCATCTTCATGGGTCTCACCGACCCGGAAGCGACCAAGCACCAACGGCATTCGATGGTGCTGGTGCCGATGGACACCCCCGGTGTGAAGGTCGAGCGGATGCTCTCGACGATGGGCTTCTACGACGAACCCGGTGGGCACGGCGAGGTGTCGTTCACCGACGTCCGGCTGCCGCTGGACGCGATCATCGCCGGTCCCGGACGGGGATTCGAGATCGCGCAGGGCCGGCTCGGGCCGGGCCGCGTGCACCACTGCATGCGCCTGATCGGCCTGGCCGAGGCCGCACTCGAACTCGCGATCCGCCGCGGCACCGAACGCGTCGCCTTCGGCAAGCCGCTGGTCAACCTCGGGGGCAACCGCGAGCGCATCGCCGACGCCCGCATCGCGATCAACCAGTTGCGGCTGCTGGTGCTCAACACCGCCTGGCTCCTCGACACGCAGGGCCTGTTCGGTGCGCGGTCCGCCGTCTCCGAGATCAAGGTCGCCACCCCCCGCGTGGTGCAGCAGGTGATCGACTTCGCAATCCAGATCCACGGCGGCGGAGGGCTTTCCGAGGACTTCCCGCTCGCCGGTGCGTGGACGGCGGCCCGCGCGCTGCGCCTCGCCGACGGCCCCGACGAGGTCCACCAGGGTCTGGTCGCCCGCTTCGAGCTGGGGAAGTACCAGTGA